The Glycine soja cultivar W05 chromosome 9, ASM419377v2, whole genome shotgun sequence sequence CTAATCACCTCAtcacaataaagaaaaaagtaggAGACTAAAATCATGAAACTGAACTCAGATCTCACAATGATTATGGCAGTTGAGGTTAACTTGAGCATTAGAGTAATAAacagtttatattttaaacacAAATCATAAAGTCTTTTAagcaaatattttctttcaaaacaatGGCATGTACAAATATGAACACTGCTATGCTAACCGGTAGATATTTAGTGAGAGAAATAgatacaaaagaaagaaatgtaGGTCTAAACCAAACAAATGAGATTAACTTTAAGCATGTAACCAAGAAGTTGATATTGACACAGTCATACAGAGGTTTAGagaaaaaagttgaaaagaGATTaagatgtgttttttttaacggTACAAATGTTAATGCTtagttttgttaaaattttagtGAAGGATATTGGAACCACTGGTACAAAGTGAAGCTTATAATAACTCCTAGAAACGAACAAGTGTTTGTGTTTACCTGCATGGGCGTTAGACGCGCGTTGAAGAAGTCCTGAGCCATTCGATAACCCTGGTTAAGCTCAGCACACATGTTGGTTTGGCTAAGACAGCTTCTGATGCGGTCCCACTTGAACGAGCTTCTAACCCTACGACGAAGGTAGCCAGAAAAGTCATCCATGCGGTACTCCAAGTAAGCGCGGTTGGGCTCAATGTTGCCGTGTCCCCGAAGAGTAACCATGTAAACAAAAGCGACCAAAGACACTAAGAGTATGACGAGGACGAGCATGGCAACGAGGTAGACGATGAGGAGCCACGAGACTCTGAAGAAGGCTCCGATGAAACCTGCGAGGGCCACGACGAGGATGAGGACTCCGAGGATGATGACGGGCCATTGCAGGAACTGGACGCAGGAATCGGCTTCCCCGTTTAAAAGCCAGATTCCGGCGCCGATGATTGGGATTGAGAGGATCACCGCCACGAAGTTTATGCATCCGATCACATTGTTGCTCATTGCCATCTTTAGCACTGCTTTGTTTCTTAGAAAGGGGTGCTAGTTTTTGATGAAAAACGAAATGGAGTGGGTGACTCAGGGTTAGACAATCCATAAAAAGGTGTGAATTTTGGATACCCTACCCCactcaaataaatttattcatcTCTCTCCTTGGATACCTAAGAGCTGCTATAATAATAGCAACAATTATCGtcaagtaattaaaataaaacagtaattttaataattattatattatgtttataatttaatataaaatatgattcttattaatcaaattgttttgaattatattaatatattactactattatttgtataaaattttgtcaaaattaaacattaataaaaagataatcaaataatttatattttagtatattttaaaatatttatattaagttgattttaatttatacaaatgattttgaattaatataaaattttacatatgattcaaaaatttcaatctaatagttagttttaaaaaaagattattcaataataattattagtatattttaatctctcctaaaaaaaatttatttataatttttttattcaatcctATAATtctcataataaatatattttttaatttttaaatcaaatcttTAAAGACATTGGTTTATAAGATcctaatataaatgttaataaccttaaaaaagtttatagttatattacttatattatgcaattatttttatcatctcTATGGCatctattatgttattttattattttctttctctactTTCATTGCATAAAATCACAATAACAAcgtataattaatttatcaggAGATAAGATATTTGAGAGGTGTGGTAAAATCCTCCAATTCGGGAGcacaactttttgaaaattgAGACCTTGTACAGTACACacggagacaaaaaaaaaaggaaaaaaggaggGAAAGAAAGTGCTTGCCAGCAATCTATGGGCATCGTCAACAAAGGTTCTGTATGTCATGACTCCTCATCTCTTTCTCTGCATCCAATTGACTTTTCTCACATGTCATCAAGACTTTCAGTCCGCATGTTCAcattcattttttacattttcattatatatttttgtcaaaaaatgatattttaataccTTTActgtttttaaaaactaaaaaattagatGTAAAACAACACCattgttataaataaaatttatggttTGTGTATTTAGTTTTTCACtccttttaaatttatgatttgtaTTTAGCTTTTAATGAGCTTTGAAGTTCTTAAGTTATCATACTTCTAAATGCTTTGGTTCCTTAATTGCCACCATAATATAACTGAATTTTGATGGTAGAACAAAGAATTGTCTCCACCTCTTTTACATTTGTTACCTCATTTTCCATGATTCTTCATTTGACTGACGAGTGACTGAAAGATGGTGaagtatttatctttttttttttgttcttgatcCTTGATCAGTTTTAGTTCAAAATGCCTCCTCAAAACTTGCAATCTCACTTTCAAAATCTTTTCACCCCGTTTTATAACAATTTTCTAAAATGTCTCAGCCTTCCTTTGCTGACTTTTTTTGTAAGCAAATATAGAGATATATTGATGAAATAGGTATAAGATATACCTATAAAGGTTACATAAATCTCTCCACAATACCTATCAAGTCTGGAAATtggttatattatatttatcatgagGATGCAAATATATAATAACCAATTCCAAAACTGAAATAAATATCCACCCAAAATTGGAAATTACAACTGACAGTCACTTTCCTTTGCTGATGACGCAgtaacatcttttttttttttctttcaaacttTGAAGCATCGAAGCTTCGATGTACGATGAGCAAAGTCTTATAATccattttttcctataaaaaaaagaatccttCTTTTTTGAGTTGTAATAGGTTGTCCTCAGTAAATTAGTTGGATTTTCATCTGATTTTTAGATTTCATTCTTAAAAAGAACGATTTTTAGATTACATTTTCTCCCCAAGTACTTATGACCGACTTTACTCTTTAGACCAGTTATAGGTGATAACCTAGggttaaaaattacaatttaaccatAATTTTATTATCCTAACAGGatgtatgtttgttttattgttataaatagACTTTTGAGTAAAATGAAATTTACAAAAACATGGATCCatccttttgtaaaattaaatatgtggaTCATTAGATTTATTTTAGAACGTGGGTCGCATTTTGAACGGAAATTTAAACATAATCATAATATTTAAGTATTATGTTAATTATCAAGCTAAGATTAATgaactttttttattgttacctaaaaaaattaattaacagatATAATTTGTTCCTAAACAAAATGctgcataaaataaaaacaaaacaaaatatctgTAGCGCTGTCCCTTTATCTCTTTATCCACTGTTTGTGCCACCAAATTACGAATGGCTACTTTAGAATCAGCTCTCACTCTCTTCGCACCTCAACGGTTCTCTGCAAAAGCACCAATCTCCATCAAGCTCCATGCTTCCACCTCCCATATCTTCTCTTCCAAGTCCTTCTTCAAAACCGGAAGACTCTGCTTCCAGTTATGCTCCACTCTGCAAGAGGTAGCACCAACAGAGCAAACACTTGAGCCTATCCAACCAACAGACAACGTAAAGAAGCTCTACGTAGTTAACTTGTCTTGGTCTCTGACGGCGGCAGACATCACTGACCTCTTTGCCCAATGCGGAACCGTAACTGACGTCGaggttgttttaaaatttataattttctctgTCACCCTTGCTTCTCCGTTATGTTTCTGTAATACTCCATAAAAGTAGGAACTGCATTTGGAGTTTTAATCTTAATCTTAAATTTAGGCtcttaattttgaattgaatttagttttcttttttatttgcatGGATGTGGGTTCAATTGCCCTTACATCACTAAAATCTCGTTTGATAGACAATCCTCATTATGGAACTAGAGAAGTATTCTAAGCTTATTTTATACATAATGATACGATATTGACATTTATCAACCGGGTCTAACTCATTTGGTTGCTTAATGTACATGAGTTGTTGTAAATCTTGATAGTTTAGTTCGATTCCTACggataaaaaaagttacataaTGATACAATATTGACATTTCCTTTTGTTTATGCATTGGAATATTCTCTACTAGAGAAGTAATGTTGgcttatttttatgtattattttataatttggaGAATtgggtttttttattatagtagATAATAAAGAGCAAAGATGGGAGGAGCAAGGGCTATGCCTTCGTTACTATGGCTTCCGGGGAAGAGGCTCAAGCTGCTGTTGATAAATTTGACTCTTATGTAAGTTGTTTCCATTTTGttcaatgtatatatataccacATCCACATGTATTCTGCTTGGTCTGAAGATTAAATTGGATTGAACTTATGTAGTGTTGGTCTAAGTTAGGTGTTCACTGCTTCCACTGTCTTAATTTTTGGCTTCTGTTGTGGTGAGTTGCTAAGATAATTATCTCCCGCATGTCACTCCAAAATTACGAATTTTCTTAAGGACAAAACTTAAATGCAATGTAATTGTTTAGGTGCTTTGGATGTTATTCtttaatcaaaattagagtCTTACTTCAGTAATTTGTGcacaataaatatttgtattaaaaatCAACATAGGTTACCGAGGTGAAACTTCAATTCTTATTAGAGAATAGCACTAAAAACACCTAAGTAACTACATTAAAGTTTTGTCTTTTCTTAATAGTGGATAATAGTTTGCATTCCAAGAATTCTTTAATGTAGTAAACCCGGGAATCACATCATTTTGGGTCAGTTCGAGCATCCAAGTTATTCAAATAAAGCTCATAGAGTTTGTAAGTGATAAGTCACAATAAAATGCATATGAAAAACATAATTTCTGTCTCTTTACACCAGAAATACCCGgttccttttgttttcaatcccGTTATGCCACCTTCACCTCTTTTTTTCCACATTTGTTTGTTGCATGGTGTGGTACTTACATTACAAGAAACTATGAAGTTTAGCTATTTGAGGTCCAATTGAACATGGCATGCAAAAACTTGCCTTTATTTGGTTGGGACCATGCAGATTATTACTAAAGGCTAGAGGTTAGAGTTTGAACTATCATTTCTTAATACTTTTATGCCATGCCATTACGGAAGTGTGAtataatcaaatgtttttttatgaccATTCAATTGAGTATTCAACAAAATTTGGTGTCTTTACCTAAAAAGAATCTGCAGTGGCGGATAGGATCTCCTTATAAATATGATACCATTTTAATGATGTCTCTATGTGTTTTAGCTTCTGGCAAAGTAATTCCAACATCCTAAGAAGTTAAACGCTAGGGGTGATGCTTAGACATGTTTTAACTACATGAAAAACGAATTTAGAAATATTGCTTTG is a genomic window containing:
- the LOC114367027 gene encoding protein TORNADO 2-like; this encodes MAMSNNVIGCINFVAVILSIPIIGAGIWLLNGEADSCVQFLQWPVIILGVLILVVALAGFIGAFFRVSWLLIVYLVAMLVLVILLVSLVAFVYMVTLRGHGNIEPNRAYLEYRMDDFSGYLRRRVRSSFKWDRIRSCLSQTNMCAELNQGYRMAQDFFNARLTPMQSGCCKPPTQCAYTFVNPTYWISPINTAADMDCLQWSNDQTQLCYNCDSCKAGLLANLRKEWRRANVILIITVIVLIIVYLVGCCAFRNAKTEDLFRKYKQGYT